A stretch of Desulfurellaceae bacterium DNA encodes these proteins:
- a CDS encoding aromatic ring-hydroxylating dioxygenase subunit alpha codes for MGKTLFHFIILIWEILIWEETSVEMVIADKRWVKKYPEVGTGPVSAEPCVSPEYFELERERVFRRTWLYVGRVEAIPKPGDYFVQDIAVCRASILIIRSTDNVVRAFHNVCSHRGNKLVWDDTGSCPGVLACGFHSWTYDTTGRLTWVADEENFFNLDKSEHGLTPVATEVWQGFIFINLDANPQESLPHYLGGITQQLGAADFGQLTRAHAYSVTEQANWKVALDAQNELYHLPFQHRHTIPDSCTLKDGRFPRLLDVRLYHHHSVYSSRVPADRIPKPVESLAYRLVSSDTERRLPLIGDFDFYTIFPNFALLLFRGVSQDYYLTYSFWPLAVDQTRWDISLYFPPVTCASQRIGQEYMKCLLRDILHEDAFAHEQIQIGLASRAKKYLLLQDEEIQIRHFHRVLEGYVGT; via the coding sequence ATGGGGAAGACACTGTTTCACTTCATTATCTTGATCTGGGAGATCTTGATCTGGGAGGAGACGAGCGTGGAGATGGTCATCGCTGACAAACGCTGGGTGAAAAAATATCCCGAGGTCGGCACCGGCCCGGTCTCGGCAGAGCCGTGCGTCTCTCCGGAATATTTTGAGCTCGAACGCGAGCGGGTTTTTCGACGGACCTGGCTGTACGTTGGCCGGGTGGAGGCGATTCCCAAGCCGGGAGACTATTTCGTGCAAGATATCGCGGTGTGTCGGGCGTCCATTCTCATCATCCGCAGCACGGACAACGTGGTTCGCGCCTTTCACAATGTCTGCTCACACCGTGGCAACAAGCTCGTCTGGGATGACACAGGCTCGTGTCCGGGCGTCTTGGCCTGTGGCTTCCACAGCTGGACCTACGACACCACAGGTCGGCTCACCTGGGTTGCGGATGAGGAGAACTTTTTTAACCTCGACAAAAGCGAACACGGCCTGACTCCCGTGGCGACCGAGGTCTGGCAGGGGTTTATTTTTATCAACCTGGATGCCAACCCGCAGGAGAGTCTGCCCCACTATCTCGGCGGCATCACCCAACAGCTCGGCGCAGCGGATTTCGGGCAGCTCACCCGCGCCCACGCCTATAGCGTCACCGAGCAAGCCAACTGGAAAGTCGCCCTCGACGCCCAGAACGAGTTATACCACCTGCCCTTCCAGCACCGACATACCATCCCCGATTCGTGCACCCTCAAAGACGGCCGCTTCCCCCGCCTGCTGGATGTCAGACTGTACCACCATCACAGCGTGTACTCATCCCGGGTACCGGCCGACCGGATACCCAAGCCAGTCGAAAGCCTGGCCTATCGTCTGGTCTCCTCCGACACCGAGCGGCGCCTGCCGCTGATCGGCGATTTCGATTTCTACACCATCTTTCCGAATTTCGCGCTGCTGCTGTTTCGCGGCGTCTCCCAGGATTACTATCTCACCTATAGTTTCTGGCCGCTGGCCGTCGATCAGACCCGCTGGGACATTAGCCTGTACTTCCCACCCGTAACCTGTGCCAGCCAGCGCATCGGGCAGGAATACATGAAGTGTCTGCTGCGGGATATCCTCCACGAAGACGCCTTTGCCCACGAACAGATCCAGATCGGTTTGGCCTCACGAGCTAAAAAATACTTGCTGCTCCAGGATGAGGAGATACAGATCCGACATTTTCATCGGGTTCTTGAAGGCTACGTTGGAACCTGA
- a CDS encoding inositol-3-phosphate synthase yields MEDSARGVTPAQGKLGVLLPGMGAVSTTLIAGVELVKKGLGRPIGSLTQYGSLRSGADPAARRIQDCVPLADLDSLVFGGWDIFPDNCYETAVHAGVLEPHRLAPVREELSALRPWKAVFDQHYVRRLSGPHVKQAPNKYELALQLRTDIADFRTRQGLARLVMLWCGSTEIFLQTDPVHATLRRFEQGLKSNHPAITPTMIYAYAALMEGVPFGNGAPNLAVEIPALRQLADENGVPVCGKDFKTGQTLLKTILAPGLRARSLGLRGWFSTNILGNRDGEVLDDPASLQTKEHSKLSVLDSILQPEVSPELYADYEHQVHIHYYKARGDEKEGWDNIDIFGWLDYPMQIKLNFLCRDSILAAPVALDLVLLLDLAQRSGLGGVQDWLGFYFKSPICSACAPPQHDLFAQLATLEDTLVSLGQSAASPAVRAG; encoded by the coding sequence ATGGAGGACTCAGCACGCGGCGTTACGCCAGCCCAGGGCAAACTCGGTGTTCTGCTGCCCGGCATGGGGGCCGTCAGCACGACCCTGATCGCCGGGGTTGAGCTGGTGAAAAAGGGCCTGGGACGGCCCATAGGGAGTCTGACCCAATACGGCAGCCTGCGGTCGGGCGCAGACCCCGCGGCCCGACGCATTCAGGACTGTGTGCCGCTGGCCGACCTGGACTCCCTGGTCTTTGGCGGCTGGGATATTTTTCCGGACAACTGTTATGAGACGGCCGTACACGCCGGCGTTCTTGAGCCACACCGGCTGGCGCCTGTTCGTGAGGAACTCAGCGCTCTCAGGCCGTGGAAGGCGGTCTTTGATCAGCACTACGTGCGTCGGCTGTCCGGCCCGCACGTCAAACAGGCGCCGAACAAATACGAACTAGCCCTTCAGCTGCGGACCGACATCGCCGATTTCCGCACCAGGCAGGGGCTGGCCCGGCTGGTGATGCTGTGGTGCGGCAGTACCGAGATTTTTCTGCAAACAGATCCGGTCCATGCCACCCTGCGGCGTTTCGAGCAGGGGCTGAAAAGCAACCATCCGGCTATCACGCCGACGATGATCTACGCCTACGCCGCGCTCATGGAAGGGGTGCCGTTCGGCAACGGTGCGCCGAATCTGGCGGTGGAGATTCCGGCCCTGCGGCAACTCGCCGATGAAAACGGCGTGCCGGTGTGTGGCAAGGACTTCAAGACCGGTCAGACCCTCCTGAAAACGATTCTGGCTCCCGGCCTCCGGGCGCGCAGCCTGGGGCTGCGGGGATGGTTTTCGACCAATATTCTGGGTAATCGGGACGGCGAGGTGCTGGACGATCCGGCCTCGCTCCAGACCAAGGAGCACAGCAAGCTGTCCGTCCTGGATTCTATTCTCCAGCCCGAGGTCTCTCCGGAACTCTACGCCGACTATGAGCATCAGGTCCACATTCATTACTACAAGGCGCGGGGCGATGAAAAAGAAGGCTGGGATAATATCGATATTTTCGGCTGGCTCGATTACCCCATGCAGATCAAGCTGAACTTTTTGTGCCGTGACAGCATTCTCGCCGCTCCGGTGGCGCTGGACCTGGTGTTGTTGCTGGACCTGGCCCAGCGCAGCGGGCTAGGGGGCGTCCAAGACTGGCTGGGGTTTTATTTCAAGAGTCCGATCTGCTCCGCGTGCGCCCCTCCACAGCACGACCTGTTCGCCCAGCTGGCCACCCTCGAAGACACCCTGGTGTCTCTGGGTCAGTCGGCCGCCTCTCCCGCTGTGAGAGCAGGCTGA
- a CDS encoding acyl-CoA/acyl-ACP dehydrogenase, protein MNFQISPEDEQLRQRSRRLAQGFAARAAEHDREASHPLENYAALRQEGFYGLNIPQDMGGQGVGLLGYSLAAEQLAQGCPSTALSFNMHVSIVGPLFESPDVSPATKDYLADLVVKQHKLIAGNFSESSNSGLLATYKPATRATRVAGGYRLSGRKAFASMLEAADFCAVLAHPDEAASSAAAILVLVPREVAGRRVEQVWDTLGMRATRSDSLILEDCVVPEQAGLYRVDDILPFIRNAANWLWASYTAVYLGVAAAAYDALREMVTQRVPKGYSQPLAYHADVRRRVAEMSVDLEAARLMTYHSAWLSDSQGPTQQTLAALFRAKYLVGEAVARITRTALTVGGAHALFKTTPIERLFRDGAVGAIQFPPSDFCLSSVGSLELGLDPREVMPPLK, encoded by the coding sequence ATGAACTTTCAGATCAGCCCGGAAGACGAACAGCTGCGGCAACGGAGTCGGCGCCTGGCCCAGGGTTTTGCCGCCCGGGCGGCCGAGCACGACCGGGAGGCCAGCCATCCGCTGGAAAACTACGCGGCGCTGCGCCAGGAAGGGTTCTACGGACTGAACATCCCCCAAGACATGGGTGGTCAGGGGGTCGGCTTGCTCGGTTACTCGCTGGCCGCCGAACAGCTGGCCCAGGGCTGCCCCTCGACCGCGCTGTCCTTCAATATGCATGTGTCGATTGTGGGGCCGCTGTTCGAGAGTCCAGACGTCTCGCCGGCGACCAAAGACTATCTCGCCGATCTGGTGGTCAAACAACACAAATTGATCGCCGGCAATTTCTCCGAGTCCAGCAACTCCGGCCTGCTGGCCACCTATAAGCCGGCCACGCGGGCTACGCGGGTGGCCGGCGGCTACCGGCTCAGCGGCCGAAAAGCCTTTGCCTCAATGCTTGAGGCGGCGGACTTCTGTGCGGTCCTGGCTCATCCGGATGAAGCTGCGAGTTCTGCCGCAGCCATTCTGGTCCTGGTTCCGCGTGAGGTCGCGGGACGGCGCGTCGAACAGGTGTGGGACACCCTGGGGATGCGCGCCACGCGGAGTGACTCGCTCATTCTGGAGGACTGTGTTGTGCCCGAGCAGGCCGGCCTGTATCGGGTCGATGACATTCTGCCCTTCATTCGCAACGCGGCCAACTGGTTGTGGGCCTCGTATACTGCGGTGTATCTGGGCGTTGCCGCAGCCGCCTACGACGCGCTGCGCGAGATGGTCACCCAGCGCGTGCCCAAGGGTTACAGCCAGCCGTTGGCCTACCACGCGGATGTCCGCCGACGGGTGGCTGAGATGAGTGTCGATCTGGAAGCGGCGCGGCTCATGACCTATCACTCGGCCTGGCTCAGCGATAGCCAGGGCCCGACCCAGCAGACCCTGGCGGCGCTGTTCCGGGCCAAGTATCTGGTTGGCGAGGCGGTGGCGCGTATAACCCGCACCGCGCTGACGGTCGGCGGGGCGCACGCCCTGTTCAAGACGACCCCGATAGAGCGGCTGTTTCGAGACGGTGCGGTCGGGGCGATTCAGTTCCCGCCGAGCGATTTCTGCCTGTCCAGTGTGGGCAGCCTGGAACTCGGCCTGGACCCGCGCGAGGTCATGCCGCCGTTGAAGTAA
- a CDS encoding nuclear transport factor 2 family protein yields MDQDWLEKTAIQELFARYAHAIDDLEPEAWVACFHPDGVFQVGRRAMQGQAALRGYADVHVREIRCRHMMANFLYRVEGEQATGQCSMLASLATPGGYKIFAQGRYLDRLVKYDGEWRIAHRRVETDQLASNPTGITSIADPDVAALVRPLVDAARRLGERVQG; encoded by the coding sequence ATGGATCAGGACTGGCTCGAAAAAACGGCTATCCAAGAACTCTTCGCCCGCTACGCCCACGCGATCGACGACCTTGAGCCCGAGGCCTGGGTGGCGTGCTTCCACCCCGACGGCGTGTTTCAGGTTGGCCGGCGGGCCATGCAGGGCCAGGCCGCCCTGCGGGGTTACGCCGATGTGCATGTCCGGGAAATTCGCTGCCGCCACATGATGGCCAACTTCCTGTACCGGGTTGAGGGCGAACAGGCCACCGGACAGTGCAGCATGTTGGCCAGCCTGGCCACACCCGGCGGCTATAAGATCTTTGCCCAGGGTCGTTATCTCGACCGGCTGGTCAAATACGACGGCGAGTGGCGTATCGCCCACCGTCGGGTCGAGACCGACCAACTCGCCTCGAATCCGACCGGGATCACGAGTATCGCCGACCCGGATGTTGCGGCTCTGGTGCGGCCGCTGGTCGATGCGGCCCGCCGGCTGGGAGAAAGAGTCCAGGGCTGA